A single region of the Acidimicrobiales bacterium genome encodes:
- a CDS encoding maleylpyruvate isomerase N-terminal domain-containing protein: MDFLAAIRTDAERFYDVAEGADPTRPVPSCPAWTVADLAWHLGEVHWFWGTDVETRAGAPDEVEAAKPDRPATHAEVVTWGRAQAERMLGILDTTPDDVAVWTWAMDESGHNVGFVRRHQVQEAAVHRWDMENAATGRPQPVEPDAAADAVDEVLAITLPWGVRPEKPLSGSVHLHCTDVEGEWFVHPEGQVERAHAKGDVAIRGTASDLLLALYTRVPLNGLDVIGDAAVAHELVARLNTD, from the coding sequence ATGGACTTCCTGGCTGCCATCCGCACGGACGCCGAGCGCTTCTACGACGTGGCCGAGGGGGCCGACCCCACCCGGCCGGTGCCCAGTTGCCCGGCGTGGACCGTCGCCGACCTCGCCTGGCACCTCGGTGAGGTGCATTGGTTCTGGGGCACCGACGTCGAGACCCGGGCAGGCGCACCCGACGAGGTGGAGGCGGCCAAGCCCGACCGGCCCGCCACCCATGCCGAAGTGGTCACGTGGGGCCGGGCCCAAGCCGAGCGAATGCTCGGCATCCTCGACACAACGCCCGACGACGTGGCCGTGTGGACGTGGGCGATGGACGAGTCGGGCCACAACGTCGGCTTTGTGCGCCGCCATCAGGTGCAGGAAGCGGCCGTGCACCGATGGGACATGGAGAACGCCGCCACCGGCCGACCGCAGCCGGTCGAGCCCGACGCCGCGGCTGACGCGGTGGACGAGGTCCTGGCCATCACGCTGCCGTGGGGGGTGCGGCCGGAAAAGCCGCTGTCGGGGAGCGTGCACCTTCACTGCACCGACGTGGAGGGGGAGTGGTTCGTCCACCCCGAAGGGCAGGTCGAGCGCGCCCACGCCAAGGGCGACGTCGCCATCAGGGGGACGGCCTCGGACCTCCTGCTGGCGCTCTACACCCGGGTGCCGCTCAACGGCCTCGACGTCATCGGTGACGCCGCCGTGGCCCACGAGCTCGTGGCCCGCCTCAACACCGACTGA
- a CDS encoding metalloregulator ArsR/SmtB family transcription factor, with protein sequence MDRVFRALADGTRRNIVLRALEGEHNVSALARHYPMSFAAVQKHVAVLEEAGLVTKRRNGREQLVRGNVDTIRKAYELLEQLEAVWRARIDRIGELLADERTGGTER encoded by the coding sequence GTGGACCGGGTGTTCCGTGCCCTGGCCGACGGCACCCGGCGCAACATCGTGCTGCGGGCGCTGGAAGGCGAGCACAACGTCTCGGCCCTGGCGCGGCACTACCCCATGAGCTTCGCCGCCGTGCAGAAGCACGTGGCCGTGCTGGAGGAGGCGGGGCTCGTGACCAAGCGGCGCAACGGCCGAGAGCAGCTTGTCCGCGGCAACGTCGACACCATCCGCAAGGCCTACGAGCTTCTCGAGCAGTTGGAAGCCGTCTGGCGAGCCCGCATCGACCGGATCGGCGAACTGCTCGCCGACGAACGCACTGGAGGAACCGAACGATGA
- a CDS encoding SRPBCC domain-containing protein, which translates to MTVTNVHKDPEALTMIITADLDATVERAWQLWADPRQLERWWGPPTYPATVEVHELTPGGRVTYFMTGPEGDKHAGWWEVQVVEPPTRLQLKDGFADEAGTPNDDMPTTITTVTLAEREGGGTRMTVESQFPSLEAMEQMIAMGVEEGITAAMNQMDGILAAA; encoded by the coding sequence ATGACCGTCACGAACGTCCACAAGGACCCCGAGGCACTGACGATGATCATCACCGCCGACCTCGACGCCACCGTCGAGCGGGCCTGGCAGCTGTGGGCCGACCCCCGGCAGCTCGAGCGCTGGTGGGGGCCGCCCACCTACCCGGCCACCGTCGAGGTCCACGAGCTCACCCCCGGGGGGCGCGTGACCTACTTCATGACCGGGCCCGAGGGCGACAAGCACGCCGGTTGGTGGGAGGTGCAGGTCGTCGAGCCGCCCACCCGCCTGCAACTGAAGGACGGCTTCGCCGACGAAGCCGGCACGCCCAACGACGACATGCCCACCACCATCACCACGGTCACCTTGGCCGAGCGCGAGGGCGGCGGCACGCGCATGACGGTCGAGTCGCAGTTCCCGTCGTTGGAGGCCATGGAGCAGATGATCGCCATGGGCGTCGAAGAGGGCATCACCGCGGCCATGAACCAGATGGACGGCATCCTGGCCGCCGCGTAA
- a CDS encoding TetR/AcrR family transcriptional regulator — protein MARSRTPRTMWITEGLRALAAGGPDAVRVETLARAIGVTKGGFYWHFEDRQALLDEMLDTWERVSIDEVIARIEEEGGDERARLRLLFELATSSSGLLRVDLAVRDWARRDPAVAARLRRVDNRRMEYMRSLFRAFTSDEDDVEARCVLALSLYVGSHFVAGDHGGRSRADVLAMALKRLQA, from the coding sequence TTGGCCCGTAGCCGCACCCCCCGCACCATGTGGATTACCGAGGGCTTGCGCGCCTTGGCCGCGGGCGGTCCTGACGCCGTGCGGGTGGAGACGCTGGCGCGGGCCATCGGGGTGACCAAGGGCGGGTTCTACTGGCACTTCGAGGACCGCCAAGCCCTGCTCGACGAGATGCTCGACACCTGGGAGCGGGTCAGCATCGACGAGGTCATCGCCCGCATCGAGGAGGAGGGCGGCGACGAACGGGCCCGGCTGCGGCTGCTGTTCGAACTGGCCACGTCGAGCAGCGGGTTGCTGCGGGTCGACCTGGCCGTGCGCGACTGGGCCCGGCGCGACCCGGCGGTCGCCGCCCGCTTGCGCAGGGTCGACAACCGCCGGATGGAGTACATGCGCTCGTTGTTCCGGGCTTTCACGTCCGACGAGGACGACGTCGAGGCTCGGTGCGTGCTCGCCCTCTCGCTCTACGTCGGCAGCCACTTCGTGGCCGGCGACCACGGGGGCCGCAGCCGGGCCGACGTGTTGGCCATGGCCCTGAAACGCCTGCAGGCGTAA
- a CDS encoding DUF2867 domain-containing protein — MTTRLPNADHTDRPWRIHEVAPDFQVEDVWALPTPGGPDDFGHLVRAMASGNPSGNRHSVVVRTLFAIRWKAGELLGWDKPDAPRPTLRDRLPADLREATGPAFDSLPFEPLYLLDDEFAAELANRTMHGILHLGWVPDGNGGYRGQLAVLVKRNGLFGSAYMAAIKPFRHLLVYPMMMRQLERTWRQGART, encoded by the coding sequence ATGACGACGAGGCTTCCGAACGCGGACCACACCGACCGTCCCTGGCGCATCCACGAGGTGGCCCCCGACTTCCAGGTGGAAGACGTGTGGGCGCTGCCGACGCCCGGTGGCCCCGACGACTTCGGGCACCTGGTGCGGGCCATGGCCTCGGGAAATCCCAGCGGCAACAGGCATTCCGTCGTGGTGCGCACGCTCTTCGCCATCCGGTGGAAGGCGGGCGAGTTGCTGGGCTGGGACAAGCCCGACGCGCCGCGGCCCACGCTGCGCGACCGGCTGCCCGCCGACCTGCGAGAGGCCACCGGCCCGGCCTTCGACTCGCTGCCGTTCGAACCGCTGTACCTGCTCGACGACGAGTTCGCCGCCGAGCTCGCCAATCGCACCATGCACGGCATCCTGCACCTCGGCTGGGTGCCCGACGGCAATGGCGGCTACCGGGGCCAGTTGGCCGTCCTGGTGAAACGCAACGGCTTGTTCGGCTCTGCGTACATGGCCGCCATCAAGCCGTTCCGCCATCTGCTCGTCTACCCGATGATGATGCGCCAACTCGAGCGCACGTGGCGGCAAGGGGCGCGCACATGA
- a CDS encoding molybdopterin-dependent oxidoreductase — protein MTLPPGQRRVDGFPRFGTHLHHPAPAVPGDPVIDVAGAVTERVTFPVAELAGLPRTERTADFHCVAGWSATGLRWEGVAFATFYRAVVEPALAPGSTVTHVVFRGLDRFEAVVLLEDAMADDVLIADHLDGRPLDSDHGAPVRLVSPSQYGYMSTKHLCRIEVHTSEPQRRPKAATTIAGLGLRSGLVARHPRARVWEEERNPTFPNWFLRPVYRALIAPIALLSARGRRSPTP, from the coding sequence ATGACCCTGCCGCCAGGGCAACGACGGGTCGACGGCTTTCCCCGCTTCGGCACCCACCTGCACCACCCGGCGCCGGCCGTCCCCGGCGACCCGGTGATCGACGTAGCCGGCGCGGTGACGGAGCGGGTCACGTTCCCCGTGGCCGAGTTGGCCGGCCTCCCGCGCACCGAACGCACTGCCGACTTCCACTGCGTGGCCGGGTGGTCGGCCACCGGCCTGCGGTGGGAAGGCGTGGCGTTCGCCACCTTCTACCGGGCGGTCGTCGAGCCCGCCCTGGCGCCGGGGTCGACGGTCACCCACGTCGTCTTCCGGGGCCTCGACCGCTTCGAGGCGGTGGTGCTGCTGGAGGACGCCATGGCCGACGACGTGCTCATCGCCGACCACCTCGACGGCCGGCCCCTCGACAGCGACCACGGCGCGCCCGTCCGCTTGGTGAGCCCCAGCCAGTACGGCTACATGAGCACCAAGCACCTGTGCCGCATCGAGGTGCACACCAGCGAGCCGCAGCGCCGCCCCAAGGCGGCCACGACGATCGCCGGCCTCGGCCTGCGGTCGGGCCTGGTGGCCCGCCATCCCCGTGCCCGGGTGTGGGAGGAAGAACGCAACCCCACCTTCCCCAACTGGTTCCTGCGGCCGGTCTACCGCGCCCTCATCGCACCGATCGCCCTCCTGAGCGCACGCGGCCGCCGATCCCCAACGCCCTGA
- a CDS encoding copper resistance protein CopC → MSLTGFVAPADAHAIVREAQPAAEATVADAPADVVMRFNEPVELSFGAVRVYDSNGTRVDRGEPRHVGGRTGVQVDLTDDMPDGTYTVTWRVVSSDGHPIEEAFVFHVGAPGARPQGIADTLGDVPHRGPIGVAAGVVRWSTFAALLMLGGAVAFGLVVGPVGRGGVLVVAWVVALVATAAAFVLHGAVAGELSFAEALSPDVLGDVAGTRFGRVAGLRLALLLALPLVARLQAVRIVVTVALLATPGLASHAGTTSPVVANVVADTLHMAAAAAWLGGLVLLVRLRPLADDTVERFSRLATVAVAVLVATGVFRSVVEVGGLSNFDEPYGVLLLAKVAAFLPMVGLGLLNRGRRGSVRRKATAEVALGALVLAVTAALVNTAPARVAAAEGATKEVHVAVGADFVHVVVEPGRVGDNAVELAFGSPSVQEVRVLFRMAERNIGPLVAEAHRVAPGRFVVHGRHLSVAGRWELEIVARTGRFEEARARATVDVD, encoded by the coding sequence TTGTCCCTGACCGGCTTCGTCGCGCCCGCGGACGCCCATGCCATCGTGCGTGAGGCGCAGCCCGCGGCCGAAGCAACGGTGGCCGACGCCCCCGCCGACGTCGTCATGCGCTTCAACGAACCGGTGGAGCTGTCGTTCGGCGCCGTCCGCGTCTACGACAGCAACGGCACGCGCGTCGACCGGGGCGAGCCCCGCCATGTGGGCGGTCGCACCGGCGTGCAGGTCGACCTCACCGACGACATGCCCGACGGCACCTACACGGTGACGTGGCGGGTGGTGTCGTCCGACGGGCACCCCATCGAAGAAGCCTTCGTCTTCCACGTGGGTGCGCCTGGTGCCCGCCCCCAAGGCATCGCCGACACCCTGGGGGACGTGCCGCACCGCGGGCCGATCGGCGTTGCCGCCGGCGTGGTGCGCTGGTCGACGTTCGCCGCCTTGCTCATGCTCGGTGGCGCCGTGGCCTTCGGCCTCGTGGTCGGACCGGTGGGGCGCGGCGGCGTGCTCGTGGTGGCGTGGGTGGTCGCGCTGGTGGCGACGGCGGCGGCCTTCGTGTTGCACGGGGCGGTGGCCGGTGAGCTCTCGTTCGCCGAGGCGTTGTCGCCTGATGTGCTCGGCGACGTGGCCGGCACCCGCTTCGGCCGGGTGGCCGGGCTGCGGTTGGCGCTGCTCTTGGCGCTGCCGCTCGTCGCCCGCCTGCAAGCCGTTCGCATCGTCGTGACGGTGGCCCTGCTGGCCACGCCGGGACTGGCGTCGCATGCGGGGACCACTTCGCCGGTGGTCGCCAACGTCGTGGCCGACACCCTCCACATGGCGGCCGCCGCGGCATGGCTCGGTGGGCTCGTACTGCTCGTGCGGCTCCGCCCGCTCGCCGACGACACCGTCGAGCGTTTCTCGCGACTGGCCACCGTGGCGGTTGCCGTCCTCGTGGCCACCGGCGTGTTCCGCTCGGTGGTCGAGGTCGGTGGCCTGTCGAACTTCGACGAGCCGTACGGCGTCTTGCTGCTGGCCAAGGTGGCGGCCTTCTTGCCCATGGTGGGGCTGGGCCTCCTCAACCGCGGGCGACGGGGATCGGTGCGACGCAAGGCGACGGCGGAGGTCGCCTTGGGCGCCTTGGTCCTGGCGGTCACCGCCGCCCTCGTCAACACCGCGCCGGCCCGAGTGGCTGCCGCCGAGGGCGCCACGAAGGAAGTCCACGTCGCCGTCGGGGCCGACTTCGTGCACGTGGTGGTCGAGCCCGGGCGGGTGGGCGACAACGCAGTGGAGCTGGCTTTCGGCAGCCCGTCCGTGCAGGAGGTCCGCGTGTTGTTCCGCATGGCCGAACGCAACATCGGCCCGTTGGTGGCCGAGGCGCACCGAGTGGCGCCCGGCCGGTTCGTGGTCCACGGCCGCCACCTGTCGGTGGCAGGCCGCTGGGAGTTGGAGATCGTCGCCCGCACGGGCCGCTTCGAAGAGGCGCGTGCCCGGGCGACGGTCGACGTCGATTGA
- a CDS encoding YcnI family protein, whose protein sequence is MKKFLVPVLLAAMALTAVPAAAHVTVQPTEARTNSFSRFVVRVPNERDNAATVKVELQLPDSLVAVSFEPKPGWTRRVERKPLPAPVEVFGEQVTDYVATVTWEGGRIGTGDFEEFGFSARTPQAATTLRFPAVQTYDNGEAVRWIGPAGSEEPAGEVKTFVLPEGDLATLSRLAAERPDADDDSGDAAMSAAALALAVVAVGLSLRRRGA, encoded by the coding sequence GTGAAGAAGTTCCTCGTGCCCGTTCTTTTAGCGGCAATGGCGCTGACGGCGGTTCCCGCCGCCGCCCACGTCACCGTGCAGCCCACGGAAGCCCGCACCAACTCGTTCTCCCGCTTCGTCGTGCGGGTGCCCAACGAACGCGACAACGCCGCCACGGTGAAGGTCGAGCTCCAGCTGCCTGACTCGTTGGTGGCGGTGTCGTTCGAGCCCAAGCCCGGCTGGACGCGCCGGGTGGAGCGCAAGCCGTTGCCCGCCCCGGTCGAGGTGTTCGGCGAGCAGGTCACGGACTACGTCGCCACCGTGACGTGGGAAGGCGGTCGCATAGGCACCGGCGATTTCGAGGAGTTCGGTTTCTCCGCCCGCACGCCACAGGCGGCTACCACGCTGCGTTTCCCCGCTGTGCAGACCTACGACAACGGCGAGGCGGTGCGTTGGATCGGACCCGCCGGTTCCGAGGAGCCCGCGGGCGAGGTCAAGACGTTCGTCCTGCCCGAAGGCGACCTGGCCACGCTGTCTCGACTGGCAGCGGAGCGACCCGACGCCGACGACGACAGCGGGGATGCCGCCATGTCGGCGGCCGCGCTGGCGCTTGCCGTGGTCGCCGTCGGCTTGTCGCTGCGACGACGGGGGGCGTGA
- a CDS encoding pyridoxamine 5'-phosphate oxidase family protein, whose amino-acid sequence MASLYHDGNRRLQDTFDTRRLADRLVEVTLSDAVGPREKAFIERQDMMFVATVDADGQPSCSYKGGDPGFVRVLDEHTLAFPNYDGNGMYLSFGNVLDTHGVGLLFVDFTRQSRVRVHGTASVDLDDPLLADYPEAQFVVRVAVTAVFPNCPRYIHHYELVERSSYVPRVEHETPTPEWKDLPWARDVLPSAEP is encoded by the coding sequence ATGGCGAGCCTCTACCACGACGGCAACCGTCGGTTGCAGGACACATTCGACACGCGGCGCCTGGCCGACCGCTTGGTGGAGGTCACGCTCTCGGATGCCGTCGGCCCGCGGGAGAAGGCGTTCATCGAGCGCCAGGACATGATGTTCGTGGCCACCGTCGACGCCGACGGCCAGCCGTCGTGCTCGTACAAGGGCGGCGACCCCGGCTTCGTCCGGGTGCTCGACGAGCACACGCTGGCCTTCCCCAACTACGACGGCAACGGCATGTACCTGTCGTTCGGCAACGTGCTCGACACGCACGGCGTCGGCTTGCTCTTCGTCGACTTCACACGGCAGAGCCGGGTGCGCGTGCACGGCACGGCGAGCGTCGACCTCGACGACCCGTTGCTGGCCGACTACCCCGAAGCCCAGTTCGTGGTGCGGGTAGCGGTGACGGCGGTGTTCCCCAACTGCCCGCGCTACATCCACCACTACGAACTGGTGGAGCGCTCGTCGTACGTGCCCCGGGTCGAGCACGAGACGCCCACGCCGGAGTGGAAGGACCTGCCCTGGGCGCGCGACGTGCTGCCCTCAGCGGAGCCGTAG
- a CDS encoding PIG-L deacetylase family protein, which yields MTDTGAVLAVFAHPDDAEIAAGGTLARMAAEGRPVHLLVLTNGDRGSQDPTLDRAELATVRRREQEAAAHVLGLTSWRILNVHDGELENTTAIRAEVVRVMRELRPHTVVTCDPSAVILGTTRCYYNHPDHRAAGTIALDCCVYASGNPHFFPEQLGEGLEPWDVPEALLGWSVEINHHEDVTGYLDTKVAALAEHRSQVSEGNFEEWLPKVAANSGKVIGVTHAEPFRRLRLR from the coding sequence ATGACGGACACGGGCGCCGTCTTGGCTGTCTTCGCCCACCCCGACGACGCCGAGATCGCCGCCGGGGGCACGCTGGCGCGCATGGCCGCCGAAGGCCGTCCCGTACACCTGTTGGTGCTGACCAACGGCGACCGCGGCTCGCAGGACCCGACCCTCGACCGCGCCGAGCTGGCCACCGTTCGCCGTCGCGAACAGGAGGCGGCGGCGCACGTGTTGGGCCTGACGAGTTGGCGCATCCTCAACGTCCACGACGGCGAGTTGGAGAACACCACCGCGATCCGGGCCGAGGTCGTGCGCGTGATGCGCGAGCTGCGCCCCCACACGGTGGTGACGTGCGACCCCTCGGCCGTGATCCTCGGCACCACCCGCTGCTACTACAACCACCCCGATCACCGGGCGGCGGGCACCATCGCCCTCGACTGCTGCGTCTACGCGTCGGGCAACCCGCACTTCTTCCCCGAGCAACTGGGCGAGGGCTTGGAGCCGTGGGACGTGCCCGAGGCGTTGCTCGGCTGGTCGGTGGAGATCAACCACCACGAGGACGTGACCGGCTACCTCGACACCAAGGTGGCCGCCTTGGCCGAGCACCGCAGCCAGGTGTCGGAGGGCAACTTCGAGGAGTGGCTGCCCAAGGTGGCGGCCAACAGCGGCAAGGTCATCGGCGTGACCCACGCCGAGCCGTTCCGCCGCCTACGGCTCCGCTGA
- a CDS encoding NAD(P)-binding domain-containing protein codes for MAETAKPFPPGDYPAVVVGTGPGGIQMSYDLRRLGIDHALLSADAGPGGMFRRFPLHDRLITCSRPHAPVDPADYAYYKYDWNCMVTRQAEHRAHVSEFTDGTNYFPSRTELVQSMGTFTERAQVVARYDCPWQATRRDDDGRFVLTTPDGEYRCKVAVFAIGMTEPWRPAVPGMEDVPHYVDLAERGHEPYRGKRVFIIGKRNSGFELADALLPVASQLFLGSPHGSRPSITTGTPTPPRARYVQPLEDSLLAGGTFVLNCGIERVERTATGYVVHTEATGGSGERRAYEVDEVIAATGFGTPLLDLPALGVSTFFKARLPSQTHFWESTTVPGVYFAGSVTQGQAGLRKYGIPSRSASIGGFRFNCAVQARHIARTHFGVDPEPPRPMAADDVVPYLLAQVTDGPELWHQPSHLARVVSLDDDKGPHDEGVLPLAAFVDSPGSDGVAVAVETDSEGDIHPAVYVARGGEVTEHLLPSHPMHRFDGAEYHQELAVLLKPR; via the coding sequence ATGGCTGAGACGGCGAAGCCGTTCCCGCCGGGCGACTACCCGGCGGTCGTCGTGGGCACCGGTCCCGGCGGAATCCAGATGAGCTACGACCTCCGGCGGCTCGGCATCGACCACGCGCTGCTCAGCGCCGATGCGGGACCGGGGGGGATGTTCCGCCGCTTCCCCCTCCACGACCGCCTCATCACGTGCTCCCGGCCGCACGCCCCCGTCGACCCCGCCGACTACGCCTATTACAAGTACGACTGGAACTGCATGGTGACCCGGCAGGCCGAGCATCGAGCGCACGTCTCGGAGTTCACCGACGGCACCAACTACTTCCCCTCGCGTACAGAGCTCGTGCAGAGCATGGGCACGTTCACCGAGCGGGCGCAGGTGGTGGCCCGCTACGACTGCCCCTGGCAAGCGACGCGCCGAGACGACGACGGCCGCTTCGTCCTCACCACGCCCGACGGCGAGTACCGCTGCAAGGTGGCCGTGTTCGCCATCGGCATGACCGAGCCGTGGCGGCCCGCAGTGCCGGGCATGGAGGACGTGCCCCACTACGTCGACTTGGCCGAGCGGGGCCACGAGCCCTACCGGGGCAAGCGGGTCTTCATCATCGGCAAGCGCAACTCCGGCTTCGAACTGGCCGACGCCCTGCTACCGGTGGCCAGCCAGCTCTTCCTCGGCTCGCCGCACGGGTCGCGGCCGTCGATCACCACGGGCACGCCGACGCCGCCACGAGCCCGGTACGTGCAGCCGTTGGAGGACAGCCTCCTGGCCGGTGGCACCTTCGTCCTCAACTGCGGCATCGAACGGGTGGAACGCACGGCGACCGGCTACGTCGTGCACACCGAGGCGACCGGCGGCAGCGGCGAGCGCCGGGCCTACGAGGTCGACGAGGTGATCGCAGCCACCGGCTTCGGCACCCCGCTGCTCGACCTGCCTGCCCTCGGCGTGTCGACCTTCTTCAAGGCCCGCCTGCCCAGCCAGACCCACTTCTGGGAGAGCACGACGGTGCCCGGCGTCTACTTCGCGGGCAGCGTGACCCAAGGCCAAGCGGGACTGCGCAAGTACGGCATCCCCAGCCGCTCGGCGTCGATCGGCGGGTTCCGCTTCAACTGCGCAGTGCAGGCCCGCCACATCGCCCGCACCCACTTCGGGGTCGACCCCGAGCCGCCGCGGCCGATGGCGGCCGACGACGTGGTGCCGTACCTCTTGGCCCAGGTAACGGACGGGCCCGAGTTGTGGCACCAGCCGTCGCACCTGGCCCGGGTGGTGAGCCTCGACGACGACAAGGGGCCGCACGACGAGGGCGTGCTGCCGCTGGCCGCCTTCGTCGACTCGCCCGGCTCCGACGGCGTGGCCGTGGCCGTCGAGACCGACAGCGAGGGCGACATCCACCCCGCCGTCTACGTGGCCCGCGGCGGCGAGGTGACGGAGCACCTGCTGCCCAGCCACCCGATGCACCGCTTCGACGGTGCCGAGTACCACCAGGAGCTGGCCGTCCTGCTGAAGCCCCGATGA
- a CDS encoding cyclic nucleotide-binding domain-containing protein, whose product MQSTDDVVDILARMTLFADISRSQLEGLSHYFDEVSVEAGQRLLRKGFAGGGFSVILSGEAAVHVDGEQRMALAPGDFFGEISVLLDEAPTADVVAVTPMRCLVLSGQDLKRFLLQYPKVMFRLLQAMAQRLSRPFQWHG is encoded by the coding sequence ATGCAATCCACTGACGACGTGGTCGACATCCTGGCCCGGATGACGCTGTTCGCCGACATCTCCCGGAGCCAGCTTGAAGGCTTGAGCCACTACTTCGACGAGGTGTCGGTAGAAGCCGGCCAACGCCTGTTGCGCAAGGGCTTCGCGGGCGGGGGCTTCTCGGTGATCCTCTCCGGCGAGGCCGCCGTCCACGTCGACGGCGAGCAGCGCATGGCGTTGGCGCCCGGCGACTTCTTCGGCGAGATCTCGGTGTTGCTCGACGAGGCACCCACCGCCGACGTGGTAGCGGTCACCCCGATGCGCTGCCTGGTGCTGAGCGGGCAGGACCTAAAGCGTTTCCTGCTCCAGTACCCCAAGGTGATGTTCCGCCTCCTGCAGGCCATGGCCCAACGGCTTTCCCGGCCGTTCCAGTGGCATGGCTGA
- a CDS encoding M20/M25/M40 family metallo-hydrolase, translating to MTDLADEAVALCARLIALDTTNPGKPERPAAELVAEQLSNVGIDGRIYELEEGRSNYVVRIEGDGTSDDALLLHGHLDVVPADPTAWRYPPFSGEVAEGCIWGRGAVDMKHMVAMLVASLRRMAADGTRPRRDLVLCLFADEEGGFRRGSKYMVEQHREVFDGVTAAVGELGGFSVTTPAGARIYPIQVAEKGSVSLRLRARGRAGHASMPHADNPVMALAASIAALRDLDGGHRLTPTTAAFLEHVGAVLGHPIDPADPAPAFAGLGSLWTFVEPTLHNTVTPTILLGGDKPNVIPAEAKAIFDCRFLPGHEDDMLRAIEARLEPNVAAEVLARFPAVESPWAHPLVDAMRAALVAEDPDAHPVPFMIPAGTDAKWLTALGIPCYGFAPLLLPPDLDFPALFHGVDERVPVAAVGFGARVLHRLLTTF from the coding sequence GTGACCGACTTGGCCGACGAGGCCGTCGCCCTGTGCGCCCGACTGATCGCCCTCGACACCACCAACCCGGGCAAGCCCGAGCGCCCGGCGGCCGAGCTCGTGGCCGAGCAGTTGTCGAACGTCGGCATCGACGGGCGCATCTACGAGTTGGAGGAAGGCCGGTCCAACTACGTGGTGCGCATCGAAGGCGACGGCACCTCCGACGATGCCCTGCTGCTCCACGGCCATCTCGACGTGGTGCCCGCCGACCCGACGGCGTGGCGCTATCCGCCGTTCTCGGGAGAGGTGGCCGAGGGCTGCATCTGGGGCCGCGGGGCCGTCGACATGAAGCACATGGTGGCCATGCTGGTGGCGTCGCTGCGGCGCATGGCCGCCGACGGCACCCGCCCGCGCCGCGACCTCGTGCTGTGCCTCTTCGCCGACGAAGAGGGCGGGTTCCGACGCGGCTCGAAGTACATGGTCGAACAGCACCGCGAGGTCTTCGACGGCGTGACCGCCGCGGTGGGCGAGCTCGGCGGCTTCTCCGTCACCACCCCGGCGGGCGCCCGCATCTATCCCATCCAGGTGGCGGAGAAAGGGTCGGTGTCACTGCGCCTGCGCGCCCGCGGCCGGGCCGGGCACGCGTCGATGCCGCACGCCGACAACCCGGTCATGGCGCTGGCCGCGTCGATCGCCGCGCTGCGCGACCTCGACGGCGGCCACCGCTTGACCCCCACGACCGCGGCGTTCCTCGAACATGTGGGCGCGGTCCTCGGCCACCCGATCGACCCGGCCGATCCCGCTCCCGCCTTCGCCGGCCTCGGCTCGTTGTGGACCTTCGTGGAGCCGACGCTGCACAACACCGTCACCCCCACGATCCTCCTCGGCGGCGACAAGCCCAACGTCATCCCCGCCGAGGCCAAGGCCATCTTCGACTGCCGCTTCCTGCCCGGCCACGAAGACGACATGTTGCGCGCCATCGAGGCCCGGCTCGAACCCAACGTGGCCGCCGAAGTGCTGGCCCGCTTCCCTGCCGTCGAGTCGCCGTGGGCGCACCCCTTGGTCGACGCCATGCGTGCCGCGCTGGTGGCCGAAGACCCCGACGCCCACCCGGTGCCGTTCATGATCCCCGCGGGCACCGACGCCAAGTGGCTCACCGCGCTGGGCATCCCGTGTTACGGGTTTGCGCCGCTGCTGCTGCCGCCCGACCTCGATTTTCCGGCCCTGTTCCACGGGGTCGACGAACGGGTGCCGGTCGCCGCCGTCGGCTTCGGGGCCCGCGTGCTGCACCGTCTCCTGACCACGTTCTGA
- a CDS encoding helix-turn-helix transcriptional regulator: MEHRSGGAKRRLRLGDAIREARGAMTQETLADAIGVDQPSVSRWERDEQRPSLEQIIAVEEATGHRRGFVLLVAGVVHDVPSVEAAVARDPALDAEQRRFVLNAYRAAMAQSAQKRR; the protein is encoded by the coding sequence GTGGAACACCGATCCGGCGGCGCGAAGCGGCGGTTGCGCCTCGGAGACGCCATCCGCGAGGCGCGTGGCGCCATGACCCAGGAGACGCTCGCCGACGCCATCGGCGTGGACCAGCCGTCTGTCTCCCGGTGGGAGCGAGACGAGCAGCGTCCCTCCCTGGAACAGATAATCGCCGTCGAAGAGGCAACCGGCCACCGGCGGGGTTTCGTCCTGCTGGTAGCGGGGGTGGTCCACGACGTCCCCTCGGTGGAGGCCGCTGTCGCTCGTGATCCGGCCTTGGATGCCGAACAACGGCGCTTCGTGCTCAACGCCTACCGCGCCGCGATGGCGCAGAGCGCGCAGAAGAGGCGCTGA